The DNA window GCAGGACACCGCGTAGCAAGCGTTGCGCCAGCGTCTCCCCTTCCAGGTACTCCATGACCAGGAAGTCGCAGTCGGCTTCGCTGCCGATGTCCAACAGGGTGCAGATGTGAGGGTGCGCCAGGCGTGAGATGTTGCGGGCCTCGCGCTTCAATCTCTCCTTCAACTCGGGATCAGACGAGTGCTTGCCGGCCAGGATCTTGATGGCCACGGTGCGGTCCAGGCGCGTATCGCGCGCGCGATACACGTCTCCCATGCCCCCGCCCCCAATGCGGTACAGCACTTCATAGGGACCAAGACGGGAGCCGGATGCGATTGTCATGGGAGAGCGCGATTATAGTCCCGGGCTATTTCCCGATTCGAGAAATTCCGGCAGCGGTTACGGTACCATCGTCGGCAACGGCGGCCAATGAACGCCGCCCCGTGGTGTATTCTAATCGCCGATTCCCGCGGGGACAGACCGCGCCTCTCCCCGCTCCGCTTTCAGAGGACCGCATGGCCAGGACGAAGGCCGAGCCACGCAGGCGGCACGAGCGCATCAATGTCACGCTTCCTGCCACGGTGAGCGCGGAGGGGCACACCCTGGCCGCTACCACCAAGGACGTCAGCATCGGCGGCCTCTTTCTGTTCACCGACACACCATTTCAGGCGGGCAAGGACATTGAGATCGTGCTCATGCTGCCCAAGGAATTGGGGCTGCCCACCAGCGAAATGGTGTGCTGCCATGGGAAGGTGGTGCGGGTGGAGATGTCGGGCGGCCGCTGTGGCATTGCCGCCA is part of the Terriglobia bacterium genome and encodes:
- a CDS encoding PilZ domain-containing protein, which translates into the protein MARTKAEPRRRHERINVTLPATVSAEGHTLAATTKDVSIGGLFLFTDTPFQAGKDIEIVLMLPKELGLPTSEMVCCHGKVVRVEMSGGRCGIAATIERIADLPQV